The region CACCTCAAGACGACGGCACCGCGGTCTTCGTGCACATCAGCGCTTTCACTCGGACAGCACGCCGGCCGCAGACAGGCGATCCTGTTTCGTACGAAACAACCCCGGGCAAAGACGGTAAACCCAAAGCCGAGCATGTCCGTTTTTCAGATCAGTCCGTAGTCAAGATTTTGTGTAGCGCTCCCGCTGTTCTGTTTACGGTACTCTTTATCTGCTTTCTACTGGTCTCTGTTTATTTCAACCGGCTCTCCTGGCTGGCGCTGGTGGCATACGGTGCCGCGAGCGTCGTCACATTTATCGCCTACGCCTGGGATAAGTCAGCGGCTCAACGGGGAAAGTGGCGGACAGCAGAAGCAACCCTGCACTTGATGTCACTGGT is a window of Gimesia chilikensis DNA encoding:
- a CDS encoding DUF1294 domain-containing protein, producing the protein MRSQGNITHWDDEKGFGFITPQDDGTAVFVHISAFTRTARRPQTGDPVSYETTPGKDGKPKAEHVRFSDQSVVKILCSAPAVLFTVLFICFLLVSVYFNRLSWLALVAYGAASVVTFIAYAWDKSAAQRGKWRTAEATLHLMSLVGGWPGALAAQRLLRHKSSKQKFLVVYWLTVFLNVAAISYVVWHGDFGLIN